From one Amaranthus tricolor cultivar Red isolate AtriRed21 chromosome 17, ASM2621246v1, whole genome shotgun sequence genomic stretch:
- the LOC130804189 gene encoding uncharacterized protein LOC130804189 gives METVQLSSQKMDVNGGFFLRKLALCRICHDEDESTNMEAPCACCGSLKYAHRRCVQMWCNQKGNTICEICLQPFKPGYTVPPPRLPFAIIPVPLREPWEFASRNQYDHPSLVAAETFFDHRLDDYTAPTASIICCRVVTIIFLVMIVLRHTLPIVMDGAGEYSFTLYTLLMLRTIGIVLPMFVMLKACSIIRNHRRHRQTPATLYRSTSDEDNELVRPDIPAHVIRIQ, from the exons ATGGAAACTGTGCAGCTTTCATCTCAAAAAATGGATGTGAATGGTGGGTTTTTCCTTCGAAAACTAGCATTATGTAGGATTTGCCATGATGAAGATGAATCCACAAACATGGAAGCGCCTTGCGCTTGTTGTGGTAGCTTGAAG TATGCTCATCGTAGATGCGTACAAATGTGGTGCAATCAAAAAGGCAACACGATCTGTGAAATATGTCTTCAG CCATTCAAGCCTGGATATACGGTGCCACCCCCTAGATTGCCCTTTGCTATCATTCCAGTGCCTTTAAG GGAACCTTGGGAATTTGCGAGCCGTAATCAATATGATCATCCGTCATTAGTTGCTGCTGAAACTTTCTTTGATCATAGGCTGGATGATTATACGGCTCCCACTGCAAGCATAATCTGTTGCCGGGTTGTTACAATAATA TTCTTGGTGATGATTGTTCTACGTCATACTCTTCCTATCGTTATGGACGGAGCTGGAGAATATTCTTTTACCTTGTACACA CTATTGATGTTGAGGACCATTGGGATTGTGCTGCCTATGTTTGTCATGCTTAAAGCATGCAGTATCATTCGCAATCATCGGAGGCATCGACAG ACACCAGCGACTTTATATCGTTCAACATCTGACGAAGATAATGAGCTAGTACGGCCAGATATTCCCGCTCATGTTATTAGAATTCAGTAA